Proteins found in one Methanomassiliicoccus sp. genomic segment:
- a CDS encoding winged helix-turn-helix transcriptional regulator, producing MEENVSRDEELSRLISDDYAGKILTATFKHPMSVQQLSRSCGIPIAVAYRRVARMEEFGLVKCVGYEEVYRGKKVSYYQCAVSVAKVTFTNGRFNVEIDYLPETEMVHVGEHHGEQTGKA from the coding sequence ATGGAAGAAAATGTCTCCCGCGATGAGGAGCTCTCCCGGCTCATCTCCGACGATTATGCCGGCAAGATCCTGACCGCGACGTTCAAGCACCCGATGTCGGTGCAGCAGCTCAGCCGTAGCTGCGGTATACCCATCGCCGTGGCCTATCGTCGGGTGGCACGCATGGAAGAGTTCGGCCTGGTAAAATGTGTAGGCTACGAAGAGGTGTACCGGGGCAAGAAGGTCTCCTACTACCAATGCGCCGTGAGCGTAGCTAAGGTAACCTTCACCAACGGCCGGTTCAATGTTGAGATCGATTACCTCCCGGAGACCGAGATGGTCCATGTAGGTGAGCACCACGGAGAGCAGACCGGAAAGGCTTAG
- a CDS encoding winged helix-turn-helix transcriptional regulator: MAIDVLQVSQLLTDEYSVKILVATVRVPRSAQDIAMKFGIPIAACYRRIKDLEDAGLLVCQERRLSQQGKRVSLYLSMLKNAYVFFEDGHLRVKFQLKTGGADRFGNDWHEVRLEPESRSDSGEGEDFDNEASDEGEK, translated from the coding sequence ATGGCTATAGACGTACTGCAGGTATCGCAGTTGCTGACCGATGAGTACTCCGTCAAGATCTTAGTGGCCACGGTCAGGGTGCCTCGTTCCGCCCAGGACATCGCTATGAAGTTCGGGATCCCCATCGCTGCTTGCTACCGGCGAATCAAGGACCTCGAGGACGCTGGCCTACTGGTATGCCAGGAGCGTCGATTGTCACAGCAAGGCAAAAGAGTCTCGCTATACCTGTCCATGCTCAAGAACGCCTATGTTTTCTTCGAGGACGGCCATCTGAGGGTCAAGTTCCAGCTCAAGACCGGGGGCGCCGATCGCTTCGGGAACGACTGGCATGAGGTCCGCTTGGAGCCTGAGTCCCGCTCTGACAGCGGTGAGGGTGAGGATTTCGACAACGAGGCCTCCGACGAGGGTGAAAAGTAA
- a CDS encoding phosphoserine phosphatase: MEELEQKRQLHNVEAEKHRKVRDELNEKTREWVEKRDSLNAKVRELVDQAAKHREARDQLNVKVREAKEERDKWNKLVNELNEKVTKIKKDNLPKNGPPVSKLKKELKNLEFKQMTSVLTKEKEQELIDQMGQLQSQIKEREKAYDQNEEVKNAIKELREAKDKAEGHHHDVSDCAEKAQSEHDSMIELYEQADSLRKEADAAQEAFIANKLNADEEHKKHIENIRQVHDYDKIIAGMRQKARKAKKKDDEASAKEEAEKIFDRFKAGEKLSTEDIMALQKSGYL, encoded by the coding sequence TTGGAGGAGCTTGAACAGAAGCGTCAACTCCATAACGTCGAGGCTGAAAAGCATCGTAAAGTCCGCGACGAATTGAATGAGAAGACCAGGGAATGGGTTGAGAAGAGGGACTCTCTGAACGCGAAGGTCAGAGAACTTGTAGATCAGGCTGCCAAACACCGCGAGGCCAGGGACCAGCTTAACGTGAAGGTCCGTGAGGCCAAGGAGGAGCGGGACAAATGGAACAAGCTGGTCAACGAGCTGAACGAAAAGGTCACTAAGATCAAGAAGGATAACCTCCCCAAGAACGGACCCCCGGTCTCCAAGCTGAAGAAGGAGCTGAAGAACCTAGAGTTCAAGCAGATGACCTCCGTCCTCACCAAGGAGAAGGAACAGGAGCTGATCGACCAGATGGGGCAGCTCCAATCCCAGATCAAGGAGAGGGAGAAGGCCTACGACCAGAACGAAGAGGTCAAGAACGCCATCAAGGAACTGCGCGAGGCCAAGGATAAGGCCGAGGGTCATCACCACGATGTGTCCGACTGCGCTGAGAAGGCCCAGTCGGAGCATGATTCCATGATCGAGCTTTATGAGCAGGCCGATTCCCTTAGAAAAGAGGCCGACGCCGCTCAGGAAGCGTTCATCGCCAACAAGCTCAATGCCGACGAGGAGCATAAGAAGCACATCGAGAACATCCGACAGGTCCATGACTACGATAAGATAATCGCAGGCATGAGGCAGAAGGCCCGCAAGGCTAAGAAGAAGGATGATGAGGCTTCTGCGAAGGAAGAAGCGGAAAAGATCTTCGACCGCTTCAAGGCCGGAGAGAAGCTCAGCACTGAGGACATCATGGCGCTTCAGAAGTCTGGCTATCTCTAA
- the ffh gene encoding signal recognition particle protein, with amino-acid sequence MVLENLGQSLRNVLKKITGASHIDEALVKEITRDIQRALLQSDINVKLVLEMTKEVERRALSEEPPAGTSPKEHVVRIIYDELIRILGQPRPLPVAKQTIMMVGLYGQGKTTTTGKLARYFHKKGLSVGVIAADVHRPAAYDQLKQIADKVGVMFYGEPGEKDAAKIAANGMKHYSSTDVVLVDTSGRHALEDDLISELKRVSDGVRPTERILVLDAAVGQQAGPQAKAFHDAVGVTSVIITKMDGTAKGGGALSAVAQTQAAIVFIGVGEHLTDLEPFDPTRFISRLLGMGDLQSLLEAAKETVSEEQAAETVKKMMGGRFTLKEMYEQMEMLTNMGPLKKLVSMLPGMPGLSEKMNVEESQEKLRRFKFIMDSMTDEEMEDPKLIKSTRINRIARGAGVEGKDVRELLKQYNMSKKAVKGFMGNRKLRKQLMKQFSSEMGQSE; translated from the coding sequence ATGGTACTGGAAAACCTCGGGCAATCTCTCCGGAACGTGCTAAAGAAGATCACCGGCGCCTCCCATATCGATGAGGCTTTGGTCAAAGAGATCACCCGGGACATCCAGCGGGCACTGCTGCAGTCCGACATCAATGTCAAGCTCGTCCTGGAGATGACCAAGGAGGTTGAGCGTCGAGCGTTGAGCGAGGAGCCCCCTGCCGGGACCAGCCCCAAGGAACATGTGGTGCGCATCATCTACGATGAGCTGATACGCATCCTGGGACAGCCCCGCCCCTTGCCGGTGGCCAAGCAGACCATCATGATGGTCGGTTTGTACGGTCAGGGGAAGACCACCACCACGGGGAAGCTGGCCCGTTACTTCCACAAGAAAGGATTGAGCGTGGGGGTCATCGCCGCCGATGTGCACCGCCCTGCCGCTTACGATCAGCTGAAGCAGATCGCGGACAAGGTGGGCGTCATGTTCTACGGGGAGCCCGGAGAGAAGGACGCTGCCAAGATCGCCGCCAACGGCATGAAACACTACTCCAGCACCGACGTCGTGCTGGTGGACACCTCCGGGAGGCACGCGCTGGAGGATGATCTCATCTCCGAGCTGAAGCGTGTGTCCGACGGGGTGAGGCCGACGGAGCGCATATTGGTCCTGGACGCCGCGGTGGGGCAGCAGGCGGGTCCGCAGGCCAAGGCCTTCCATGATGCGGTGGGTGTCACCAGCGTCATCATCACCAAGATGGACGGCACCGCCAAGGGCGGCGGGGCGCTGAGCGCGGTGGCCCAGACCCAGGCAGCCATCGTGTTCATTGGTGTGGGAGAGCACCTCACCGACCTGGAGCCTTTCGACCCCACGCGCTTTATATCCCGGCTGCTGGGCATGGGCGATCTGCAGAGCCTCCTGGAGGCGGCGAAGGAGACCGTGTCCGAGGAGCAGGCGGCGGAGACGGTCAAGAAGATGATGGGGGGGCGTTTCACTCTCAAGGAGATGTACGAGCAGATGGAGATGCTCACCAACATGGGCCCCCTGAAGAAGCTGGTGTCCATGCTCCCAGGCATGCCCGGGCTCAGCGAGAAGATGAACGTGGAGGAGTCGCAGGAGAAGCTCCGGCGATTCAAGTTCATCATGGACTCCATGACCGACGAGGAGATGGAGGATCCCAAGCTCATAAAGTCCACGCGCATCAACCGCATCGCTCGCGGGGCGGGGGTGGAGGGCAAGGACGTCAGGGAGCTGCTGAAGCAGTACAACATGTCCAAGAAGGCGGTGAAGGGCTTCATGGGGAACCGCAAGCTGCGCAAGCAGTTGATGAAGCAGTTCTCGTCCGAGATGGGGCAATCCGAATGA
- the trmY gene encoding tRNA (pseudouridine(54)-N(1))-methyltransferase TrmY, with amino-acid sequence MKRFVVIGHKAATSGDFKLDDMAGGAGRLDILLRCINSSFFLSHGIRRDAEVYLVLQGEPNAPRTIRINGSEVRYLNPDERSTGALVRNALLKHLDGEEMRSSPGIYVSKRSFKEVLDTLQPISRLVYLKEDGADVRAQELDGDLTFIISDHQDLKEEEEAELLSREPIKLTLGPLSYHADHCITIMLNELDRRG; translated from the coding sequence ATGAAGCGCTTCGTGGTCATCGGCCACAAGGCAGCGACCTCCGGGGACTTCAAGCTGGACGACATGGCGGGGGGCGCCGGAAGACTGGATATCCTGCTCCGATGCATCAACTCCTCGTTCTTCCTATCCCACGGGATCCGCCGGGACGCGGAGGTGTACCTGGTGCTGCAGGGAGAGCCCAACGCACCGCGGACAATACGCATCAATGGCTCCGAGGTCCGTTACCTCAACCCCGATGAACGCTCCACCGGTGCCTTGGTGCGCAACGCCCTGCTGAAGCACCTGGACGGCGAGGAGATGCGCTCCTCCCCTGGGATATACGTCTCCAAGCGCTCCTTCAAGGAGGTGCTGGACACCTTGCAACCCATCTCCCGCCTGGTCTACCTCAAGGAGGACGGCGCGGACGTGCGCGCACAGGAGCTGGACGGGGACCTTACCTTCATCATCTCCGACCACCAGGACCTTAAGGAAGAGGAGGAGGCCGAGCTCCTCTCCCGAGAGCCTATCAAGCTCACGCTGGGGCCGCTCTCGTACCATGCGGACCATTGCATCACCATAATGCTCAACGAGCTGGACCGAAGAGGGTAG
- a CDS encoding DUF2116 family Zn-ribbon domain-containing protein: protein MTEKIPQHRHCSKCGKAFLGEDRFCSEECKVTNNELLKKRKRQLLILYGLTVVVLIAALLFVGG, encoded by the coding sequence ATGACCGAGAAGATCCCCCAGCATCGCCATTGCTCCAAATGCGGAAAGGCCTTCCTAGGGGAGGATCGCTTCTGCTCCGAGGAGTGCAAGGTCACTAACAACGAGCTGCTGAAGAAGAGGAAGCGCCAGCTCCTCATCTTGTACGGATTGACGGTAGTGGTCCTCATTGCGGCCCTCCTGTTCGTGGGCGGCTGA
- the yjjX gene encoding inosine/xanthosine triphosphatase yields the protein MKVGLGGTFNILHRGHRALIDKAFETGDQVIIGLTSDEFAGQRKTRVLPLIEREERLRAYLRTKGENWEIAVIEDVAGQMDRRTDISALVVSPETRRSAEGINRERIARGLQPLQLIEVPHVLADDFLPISAHRVIRGDIDVEGRLLRPLRVNVGSLNRIKVDAVTNVLSRLYGEVVIAGTDVDPEVPEQPMGEDTRRGAMVRASQAMRDADLGVGLEAGVFDTEDGLYDIQYCAVMDQRGHYTIGHGMGFRYPPAVAELVREGWTVGRSFQELYGWERDEKKVGAIGFLTKGALDRTALAEQAVMAAMVPRVRKELYTDL from the coding sequence ATGAAGGTGGGGTTGGGCGGTACCTTCAACATATTGCACCGGGGGCATCGTGCCCTCATAGACAAGGCCTTCGAGACCGGGGACCAGGTCATCATCGGACTGACCTCCGACGAGTTCGCCGGTCAGCGCAAGACCAGAGTGCTCCCTCTGATCGAGAGGGAAGAGAGACTTAGGGCGTACTTGCGCACCAAAGGGGAAAACTGGGAGATCGCCGTCATCGAGGACGTGGCCGGTCAGATGGACCGCCGCACGGACATATCGGCATTAGTGGTCTCTCCCGAGACCCGAAGATCGGCCGAGGGCATCAATCGCGAGCGCATCGCCCGCGGTCTGCAGCCCCTGCAGCTCATAGAGGTCCCCCACGTTCTGGCAGATGATTTCCTGCCCATATCGGCCCACCGCGTCATTAGGGGGGACATCGACGTTGAAGGCCGCCTCCTACGGCCCCTGAGGGTGAATGTAGGCTCCCTGAACAGGATCAAGGTCGATGCCGTCACTAACGTCCTCTCCCGGTTGTACGGCGAGGTGGTGATAGCGGGTACGGACGTGGACCCAGAGGTGCCGGAGCAGCCCATGGGGGAGGATACCCGCAGGGGGGCGATGGTACGGGCGTCCCAGGCGATGCGGGACGCGGACCTGGGAGTGGGCCTGGAGGCGGGGGTCTTCGACACCGAGGACGGGCTATACGATATCCAGTACTGCGCGGTGATGGACCAGCGGGGACACTATACCATCGGCCATGGCATGGGCTTCCGCTATCCTCCGGCCGTGGCGGAGCTTGTCCGCGAGGGGTGGACGGTGGGCAGGTCCTTCCAGGAGCTGTACGGCTGGGAGAGGGACGAGAAGAAGGTAGGTGCCATTGGATTTCTCACCAAGGGGGCATTGGACCGCACAGCTCTCGCTGAGCAGGCGGTCATGGCGGCGATGGTCCCGCGCGTGCGCAAGGAGCTGTATACCGACCTGTGA
- a CDS encoding AAA family ATPase yields MIPELTYDQARRAMDEKAFSCDSTEEIKPLDTILGQERAVRALNLGLRIKDKGFNIFISGIQGTGRKSAIQDFSTALAVKQPVPPDWCYVNNFVDSSRPRAISLVAGQGALFKKAMERLVTQIPPALREAFESAEYAKQREAVVQKINQERNEIVANINALAKEVGFLLQPSPVGIALTPIVEGRPLNDAEFQQLPPALQKKINEEREALNSKMGEMFRPLQETMRKVDKELLDLNRRVAAFAVVPYIGGVRDEFRENHEVIEYLEEVQNDIVDNVPLFLSTPAKEPNAPVVDPTRNYRVNLIVDHSKTVGAPVLSEFNPTYVRLFGYSEREARFGALVTDYTMIRAGTAHLANGGYLIIPVERMFQDPMVWEGLKQTISTGKLELEDPVSRLGYMVTKTLRPEPIPFDAKIILIGNPQVHNILYNLDPDFKELFKIKADFDTEMDRTPENIELYTSFMCSLVTKESLLHLDPSALAAIVEHASRMADDQEKMTTQFARIADIIREASFYAQQEGSKTISRKHIMQQLEEREYRSNMIQKKIEESVTKGQYLIDITGAKVGQINGLAVFSVGDYAFGRPSRITATVGIGREGIVDIERLSQMGGATHTKGVLILSGFLHERYARTVPLSLSARLVFEQSYSGVDGDSASSTELYAILSALSGVPIRQNIAVTGSVNQKGEVQAIGGVNQKVEGYYETCKALGLTGEQGCMIPFSNVQNLMLKEEVVKAIKEGKFHIWPVKTIDEGIEVLTSRPAGAMKEDGTFEEGSINDLVQKRLQAMAEAVKAFHP; encoded by the coding sequence ATGATCCCTGAGCTAACCTATGACCAGGCCCGAAGGGCAATGGACGAGAAGGCGTTCTCATGTGACAGCACAGAGGAGATCAAGCCCCTGGACACGATCTTGGGACAGGAGCGGGCCGTCAGGGCCCTGAACCTGGGGCTGCGGATCAAGGACAAGGGCTTCAACATATTCATCTCGGGGATCCAGGGAACGGGCAGGAAGTCCGCCATCCAGGACTTCTCCACGGCCCTGGCGGTGAAGCAGCCAGTGCCGCCGGACTGGTGCTATGTCAATAACTTCGTGGACTCCTCGCGTCCACGGGCCATCTCCCTGGTGGCCGGTCAGGGGGCGCTGTTCAAGAAGGCCATGGAGCGCCTGGTGACGCAGATACCGCCTGCCCTGAGGGAAGCGTTCGAAAGCGCGGAGTACGCCAAGCAGCGTGAGGCCGTCGTCCAGAAGATTAACCAGGAGAGGAACGAGATCGTGGCCAACATCAACGCCCTGGCCAAGGAGGTCGGGTTCCTCCTGCAGCCCTCGCCCGTGGGCATCGCCCTAACGCCCATCGTGGAGGGTCGGCCCCTGAACGATGCCGAGTTCCAGCAGCTTCCCCCGGCGCTGCAGAAGAAGATCAACGAGGAACGCGAGGCGCTGAACAGCAAGATGGGGGAGATGTTCCGGCCTCTCCAGGAAACGATGCGCAAGGTGGACAAGGAACTGCTGGACCTGAACCGTAGGGTGGCAGCGTTCGCCGTGGTTCCTTACATCGGCGGGGTGCGCGACGAGTTCCGCGAGAACCATGAGGTCATAGAGTACCTGGAGGAGGTGCAGAACGACATTGTGGACAACGTGCCCCTGTTCCTGAGCACTCCTGCAAAAGAACCGAACGCGCCGGTGGTCGATCCCACCCGCAATTACAGGGTCAACCTCATTGTCGATCATTCCAAGACGGTCGGCGCTCCGGTCCTGTCCGAGTTCAACCCCACGTACGTTCGCCTGTTCGGCTACTCCGAAAGGGAGGCCAGGTTCGGGGCGCTGGTCACCGATTACACCATGATCCGCGCGGGCACCGCCCACCTTGCCAACGGCGGGTACCTCATCATACCGGTGGAGAGGATGTTCCAGGACCCCATGGTATGGGAGGGTCTGAAGCAGACCATCTCCACAGGCAAGCTAGAACTGGAGGACCCCGTCTCGAGATTAGGCTACATGGTGACCAAGACCCTGAGGCCGGAACCCATACCCTTCGATGCGAAGATAATACTGATCGGTAACCCCCAAGTCCACAATATCCTCTACAACCTGGACCCTGACTTCAAGGAGCTGTTCAAGATCAAGGCCGACTTCGACACGGAGATGGACCGTACGCCTGAGAACATTGAGCTGTACACCAGCTTCATGTGCTCTCTGGTAACGAAGGAAAGTCTCCTGCATCTAGATCCCTCGGCCCTCGCGGCGATCGTCGAGCACGCCTCGCGAATGGCCGATGACCAGGAGAAGATGACCACCCAGTTCGCCCGTATCGCGGACATCATCCGTGAAGCGTCCTTCTACGCGCAGCAGGAAGGCTCCAAGACCATCTCCCGGAAGCATATCATGCAGCAGCTGGAGGAGAGGGAGTACCGCTCCAACATGATCCAGAAGAAGATCGAGGAGTCGGTCACCAAGGGTCAATACCTCATCGACATCACTGGTGCGAAGGTAGGGCAGATCAACGGTCTGGCCGTGTTCAGCGTGGGCGACTATGCCTTTGGAAGGCCGTCCCGCATCACCGCCACCGTGGGGATCGGGCGCGAGGGCATCGTGGACATCGAGAGGCTGTCGCAAATGGGTGGCGCGACCCACACCAAGGGCGTCCTCATCCTGAGCGGTTTCCTGCACGAACGATACGCCCGCACCGTGCCCCTGTCCCTGTCCGCACGCCTGGTGTTCGAGCAGTCCTACTCCGGCGTGGACGGTGATAGTGCGTCCAGCACCGAGCTCTATGCCATACTGTCCGCTCTGTCGGGCGTGCCCATACGACAGAACATAGCCGTCACCGGTTCCGTTAACCAGAAGGGCGAGGTCCAGGCTATCGGAGGGGTGAACCAGAAGGTCGAAGGGTACTATGAGACGTGCAAGGCCTTGGGACTTACAGGTGAGCAGGGGTGCATGATCCCCTTCTCCAACGTGCAGAACCTCATGCTCAAGGAGGAGGTCGTCAAGGCCATAAAGGAAGGAAAGTTCCACATCTGGCCGGTGAAGACCATCGATGAGGGCATCGAGGTGCTGACGTCAAGGCCGGCGGGGGCGATGAAGGAGGATGGGACCTTCGAGGAGGGAAGCATCAACGACCTGGTGCAGAAGAGGCTGCAGGCCATGGCCGAGGCGGTGAAGGCCTTCCACCCCTGA
- a CDS encoding phenylalanine--tRNA ligase subunit beta encodes MPVVTFSYDDLISLIGKEVSLETLMDRVPQLGADVHSYDEGTREMSIEFFPDRPDLYSVEGAARALRTFLGHESGLTRYNVEDSDVVLNLDESIKEVRPYMVAGVVEDITITDSFIRSLMEMQEKLHLTMGRKRSKVSIGIHDMDKVTPPFTYKAVEPGSVSFVPLGKTESMDLGEILQRHEKGVDYARILDGKERYPLLVDSEGEVLSFPPIINGVLTTVTEDTKNVFLDVTGTDLNAISGALNIVATAMAERGGKIKRVRLQGTQQGMTPDLEPREWTLDVAATNALLGMDLDAEGMAKASAKMGFDSEPAGNQVRVLAPAWRLDLIHPVDIMEDVAKGYGYENFGKSLPTHQTFGSELLVNKAADVARQLMVGYGYLEATTLTLSSVKDQFEKMRLSPGDVVEVLNPISEDHTCLRVSLLPSLMLVLRRNKHRDLPQRLFEVGDVMMGIKRRRHLAGVSISARASFTEVKSLVESVMRDLSVKYVIQPSSVGTYLEGRGADVIVDGACIGNFGEMHPQVIVDFELGYPIAAFELDLEAMTEGKLERVA; translated from the coding sequence ATGCCAGTAGTGACTTTTTCCTACGATGACCTCATCTCCCTGATCGGGAAGGAGGTCAGCTTGGAGACCCTCATGGACAGGGTCCCCCAGCTGGGGGCCGACGTGCACTCGTATGATGAGGGGACCAGGGAGATGTCCATAGAGTTCTTCCCCGACCGCCCCGACCTTTACAGCGTGGAGGGCGCCGCCCGCGCCCTCCGCACCTTCCTGGGCCATGAGAGCGGCCTCACCCGTTATAACGTGGAGGACTCGGACGTGGTCCTCAACCTGGACGAGAGCATCAAGGAGGTCCGTCCGTACATGGTGGCCGGTGTCGTCGAGGACATCACCATTACCGACTCCTTCATCCGCTCCCTGATGGAGATGCAGGAGAAGCTGCACCTTACCATGGGTAGGAAGCGTTCCAAGGTGTCCATCGGCATCCATGACATGGACAAGGTCACCCCGCCCTTCACCTACAAAGCCGTGGAGCCCGGATCGGTCTCCTTCGTTCCCCTGGGGAAGACGGAGAGCATGGACCTCGGGGAGATACTCCAACGCCATGAGAAGGGTGTGGACTACGCTCGCATCCTGGACGGCAAGGAGAGGTACCCGCTGCTTGTGGACAGCGAGGGAGAGGTGCTGTCCTTCCCGCCCATAATCAACGGAGTCCTGACAACGGTCACCGAGGACACCAAGAACGTGTTCCTAGACGTCACCGGCACCGACCTCAACGCCATCTCCGGCGCCCTCAACATCGTCGCCACCGCCATGGCCGAGAGGGGAGGGAAGATCAAGCGGGTCCGCCTGCAGGGCACACAGCAGGGCATGACCCCCGACCTGGAGCCCCGCGAGTGGACGCTGGACGTTGCGGCCACGAACGCCCTCCTGGGCATGGACCTGGACGCGGAGGGAATGGCCAAAGCCTCGGCGAAGATGGGTTTCGATTCGGAGCCGGCGGGTAACCAGGTTCGCGTGCTGGCCCCCGCATGGAGACTGGACCTCATACACCCCGTGGACATAATGGAGGATGTCGCTAAGGGCTACGGGTACGAGAACTTCGGCAAGAGCCTGCCCACTCACCAGACCTTCGGTTCCGAGCTTCTGGTGAACAAGGCCGCGGACGTGGCCCGCCAGCTCATGGTGGGTTATGGATACCTGGAGGCGACCACGCTAACGCTATCGTCGGTTAAGGACCAGTTCGAAAAGATGCGCTTGTCTCCCGGCGATGTCGTTGAGGTGCTGAACCCCATCAGCGAGGACCATACCTGCCTCCGGGTGTCCCTGCTGCCCAGCCTTATGCTGGTGCTCCGCCGTAACAAGCATCGGGATCTCCCGCAGCGCCTCTTCGAGGTCGGGGACGTGATGATGGGGATAAAACGCCGCCGACATCTGGCCGGCGTCAGCATCTCCGCCCGCGCCTCCTTCACCGAGGTGAAGTCGCTGGTGGAGAGTGTCATGAGGGACCTCTCGGTTAAGTACGTCATCCAGCCATCCTCCGTCGGGACCTACCTTGAGGGGCGGGGCGCCGACGTCATCGTCGACGGGGCGTGCATCGGCAACTTCGGAGAGATGCACCCCCAGGTCATCGTGGACTTCGAGTTAGGGTACCCAATTGCCGCCTTCGAGCTGGACCTCGAGGCCATGACCGAGGGGAAGCTGGAACGCGTGGCGTGA
- the amrS gene encoding AmmeMemoRadiSam system radical SAM enzyme, translated as MEGGEVRCDLCPHRCLLPDGATGRCGARRNIGGEMISLTYGKVCVRNVDPIEKKPIFHYRPGSMVLSLGTFGCNLRCLNCQNAKLVNARVEDAECTYMSPREVVDMAIGQGVQGIAWTFNEPTVWAEFIIDTARLAREHGLFTMVNTNGYILPPASAELFKAVQVANIDIKGFCEEFYREQCGGSLQEVLEACAEARRQGAHVELTCLLIPGMNDSSREVEELVRWTVERMGCDTPLFLYRFRPFHLSAHIPEQTMERMEEAYCIGITAGLRYVYFGGTVGECHQDTLCPSCGQVVVRRRSLQVADKVCFKNGEMSRFCPTFADINVNLDDGRCPSCGERIAIVPRDVPL; from the coding sequence ATGGAGGGCGGAGAGGTCAGGTGCGACCTGTGCCCCCACCGATGCCTCCTTCCTGACGGCGCGACCGGCCGGTGCGGAGCGCGCAGGAACATCGGCGGAGAGATGATCTCCCTGACCTACGGGAAGGTTTGCGTTCGCAACGTCGACCCCATCGAGAAGAAGCCCATATTCCACTATCGCCCTGGCTCTATGGTGCTGTCCCTGGGGACGTTCGGCTGCAACCTGCGGTGCCTGAACTGCCAGAACGCCAAGCTCGTCAACGCTCGCGTGGAGGATGCGGAATGCACGTACATGAGCCCCCGGGAGGTGGTCGACATGGCCATAGGGCAAGGCGTTCAGGGAATAGCGTGGACGTTCAACGAGCCCACCGTGTGGGCGGAGTTCATCATCGATACCGCCCGCCTCGCCCGCGAGCACGGTCTTTTCACCATGGTGAACACCAACGGTTACATCCTGCCGCCCGCCTCGGCGGAGCTTTTCAAGGCCGTGCAGGTGGCCAATATAGACATCAAGGGCTTTTGCGAGGAGTTCTACCGAGAGCAGTGCGGGGGCAGCCTCCAGGAGGTCCTGGAGGCATGTGCGGAGGCGCGCCGGCAGGGAGCGCACGTGGAGCTCACTTGCCTTCTCATCCCCGGCATGAACGATTCGTCCCGGGAGGTGGAGGAACTGGTCCGGTGGACCGTGGAGAGGATGGGGTGCGACACGCCCTTGTTCCTCTACCGCTTCCGGCCGTTCCACCTCTCCGCGCACATCCCCGAACAGACCATGGAGAGGATGGAGGAGGCGTACTGCATCGGCATCACGGCAGGCCTTCGATACGTGTACTTCGGAGGGACCGTGGGGGAGTGCCACCAGGACACGCTCTGCCCTTCCTGCGGGCAAGTGGTGGTGCGGCGCAGGAGCCTGCAGGTCGCTGATAAGGTGTGCTTCAAGAATGGGGAGATGAGCCGCTTCTGCCCAACCTTCGCCGATATCAACGTAAACCTGGACGACGGCCGGTGCCCGAGCTGCGGGGAGAGGATCGCGATAGTCCCGCGGGATGTGCCCCTCTGA